A DNA window from uncultured Methanoregula sp. contains the following coding sequences:
- a CDS encoding response regulator, with protein MISALVVDSDPGLGSYISYICEKTGSFKVHTAESGEAALVWLFTNDVDVIVSGSRMPEMTGVELLRSLREQNVQTPFIFFTEDDSAALKNDAYLHDAYGFITRRGTEKKPFLDLMRLMYWAAGYSDRMD; from the coding sequence ATGATCTCCGCTCTTGTCGTGGATTCGGATCCTGGCCTGGGCTCGTACATCTCTTATATCTGTGAGAAGACCGGCTCGTTCAAAGTCCATACCGCGGAATCCGGCGAAGCTGCTCTTGTCTGGCTCTTTACCAACGATGTGGACGTGATCGTATCCGGATCCCGGATGCCCGAGATGACCGGTGTCGAACTGTTGCGTTCCCTGCGGGAGCAGAACGTGCAGACTCCCTTCATCTTTTTTACCGAGGATGATTCGGCTGCTCTCAAAAATGACGCGTACTTGCACGATGCCTATGGATTCATCACCCGGAGGGGTACGGAGAAGAAGCCGTTCCTGGATCTCATGAGACTGATGTACTGGGCTGCCGGTTACAGCGACCGGATGGATTGA
- a CDS encoding PAS domain S-box protein gives MMQDYQHELSLIKDLLKKKPEGMSVTDLSKALGKNKNTVGRYLDILLISGQVDMRTYGMAKVFSLSQRVPLSALISYSNELIMVLDADSRIVQINDNFLKLLHLTREATVGQNLSYLSPPDVDMHELLGTISEKFPGKEHTLSFHVRDMGERIFKQKSIPAVFEDGGKGRTIILEDVTEQILAERQIRESEERFRMMAENIQDGLIIMENSKTVYSNRRIGEITGYTKEEADLLDPLAIIAPECHERMKEQIADMEKNPVKPGEIQLWIIRKDGERRFVSARISYVRYQDIDYNFVIFTDMTESKRQELLLRESEERFRLMAENIQDGLIIVENGNFTYANRRVSEITGYSMEELIQMHSSDLLSAEDQKYLEKMILDASRDAKKMGELTLWINRKDGTRRCLLGRITAAMRENTMSTYMTITDITESAERERALKDRITALQQLIS, from the coding sequence ATGATGCAGGATTACCAGCACGAGCTCAGCCTCATAAAAGATCTCCTTAAGAAAAAACCCGAAGGCATGAGTGTAACTGATCTCTCAAAAGCGCTGGGCAAGAACAAGAACACGGTCGGGCGGTACCTGGACATCCTGCTCATCTCCGGGCAGGTTGACATGAGGACTTATGGGATGGCAAAAGTGTTCTCCCTCTCCCAGCGCGTTCCCCTGTCCGCCCTCATCAGCTACTCAAACGAACTCATCATGGTCCTGGATGCGGACTCCCGCATTGTCCAGATCAATGATAATTTTCTCAAGCTCCTCCACTTAACAAGGGAAGCCACGGTGGGGCAGAATCTTTCTTATCTCTCCCCCCCGGATGTGGACATGCACGAATTGCTGGGGACCATTTCTGAAAAGTTCCCTGGCAAGGAGCATACGCTCTCCTTCCATGTGCGGGATATGGGCGAGAGGATCTTCAAGCAGAAATCGATTCCCGCCGTTTTTGAGGATGGCGGAAAAGGCCGGACCATCATTCTTGAGGATGTGACCGAACAGATCCTTGCCGAACGGCAGATCCGGGAGAGCGAGGAGCGGTTCCGGATGATGGCGGAAAATATCCAGGACGGCCTCATCATCATGGAAAATTCCAAAACTGTGTACTCCAACCGTCGGATTGGTGAGATAACCGGGTACACGAAGGAAGAGGCGGACCTCCTTGATCCGCTCGCGATTATTGCCCCTGAATGCCATGAAAGAATGAAAGAGCAGATCGCGGATATGGAAAAGAATCCCGTGAAACCGGGAGAGATCCAGCTCTGGATCATCCGAAAAGACGGGGAGCGGAGATTCGTATCCGCCCGCATCAGTTATGTCCGGTATCAGGATATCGATTACAATTTCGTGATCTTTACCGACATGACCGAATCCAAACGGCAGGAGCTTCTTTTGCGGGAGAGCGAGGAGCGGTTCCGGCTGATGGCGGAAAATATCCAGGACGGCCTCATCATTGTGGAGAACGGGAATTTTACCTATGCCAACCGCAGAGTTTCCGAGATAACCGGCTATTCCATGGAAGAACTCATCCAGATGCACTCTTCGGATCTTCTTTCCGCTGAAGACCAGAAGTACCTGGAAAAAATGATTCTGGATGCAAGCCGCGATGCGAAAAAGATGGGGGAACTCACTCTCTGGATCAACCGCAAGGACGGAACCCGCCGCTGCCTCCTTGGAAGGATTACTGCTGCAATGCGGGAAAATACGATGAGCACGTATATGACCATAACCGATATCACAGAATCTGCCGAGCGGGAGCGGGCATTAAAGGATCGTATCACCGCCCTTCAGCAGCTCATCTCGTGA
- the rbcL gene encoding type III ribulose-bisphosphate carboxylase, translating to MAIDWYNEFVDTNYTPAKDDLVTLFYFEPAAGIGPEEAAGRIASESSTGTWTTLFTMPPRMKALQATAFEFEGNFVKIAYPLELWEEGNAVQLMSGIAGNIFGMKALKNLRLVDVTFPQAYLKNFKGPHFGNDGIRKMMKIAKRPLTGAVPKPKIGFTAKEHAEIGYETWMGGFDFVKDDENLTSTSFNRFDERVKLMAKLRDKAEKETGDVKSAFLNITADTETMKKRADLLAEYGWNYCMIDVVVAGTASVMTMRDYCSDLDLAIHAHRAMHASFDRNPKHGITMQFLAKLMRLVGVSQIHSGTAVGKLTGTKKESTVIADVLREKKTKAVGNLILDQDWGKIKTAFPVSSGGLHPGLVPDVLDIYGTELVLLVSGGIHGHPKGTRAGAKATMQAIEAWQEGATLDEKAKKAKELKGALEKWGYYKPK from the coding sequence ATGGCGATTGACTGGTACAATGAATTTGTCGATACGAACTACACACCGGCAAAGGACGATCTGGTTACCCTCTTCTATTTCGAACCGGCTGCAGGGATCGGGCCGGAGGAAGCCGCAGGCCGGATCGCCTCGGAGAGTTCGACCGGCACGTGGACAACGCTCTTTACCATGCCGCCGCGGATGAAAGCGCTCCAGGCAACGGCGTTCGAGTTCGAGGGAAATTTCGTGAAGATTGCCTACCCGCTCGAGCTCTGGGAAGAGGGAAACGCAGTCCAGCTGATGAGCGGGATCGCGGGCAACATCTTCGGGATGAAAGCCCTTAAAAACCTCCGGCTCGTTGACGTAACATTTCCCCAGGCATACCTGAAAAACTTCAAGGGCCCGCACTTTGGCAATGACGGGATCCGGAAGATGATGAAGATAGCAAAACGCCCGCTGACCGGCGCGGTCCCGAAGCCCAAGATCGGATTCACCGCAAAGGAGCACGCCGAGATCGGGTACGAGACCTGGATGGGCGGGTTCGATTTCGTGAAAGACGACGAGAACCTGACCTCCACGTCATTCAACCGGTTCGACGAACGCGTGAAACTGATGGCAAAGCTCCGGGATAAGGCGGAGAAAGAGACCGGTGATGTCAAATCCGCGTTTCTGAATATCACTGCCGACACGGAGACCATGAAGAAGCGGGCCGATCTCCTGGCAGAGTACGGCTGGAACTACTGCATGATCGATGTCGTGGTTGCCGGGACAGCAAGCGTCATGACCATGCGGGACTACTGCTCAGATCTCGACCTTGCCATCCACGCCCACCGGGCCATGCATGCAAGCTTTGACCGGAACCCCAAGCACGGCATCACGATGCAGTTCCTCGCAAAGCTGATGCGGCTTGTCGGGGTCTCGCAGATCCACTCGGGCACCGCGGTCGGCAAACTGACGGGCACGAAGAAAGAGTCAACCGTGATTGCCGATGTGCTGCGGGAGAAGAAGACCAAGGCGGTCGGAAACCTCATCCTCGACCAGGACTGGGGAAAGATCAAGACCGCGTTCCCCGTCTCATCGGGCGGGCTCCACCCGGGCCTTGTCCCGGATGTGCTCGACATCTACGGCACCGAACTCGTGCTGCTCGTCTCGGGCGGCATCCACGGCCACCCGAAGGGGACAAGGGCCGGGGCAAAGGCCACCATGCAGGCGATCGAGGCCTGGCAGGAAGGCGCAACTCTCGATGAGAAGGCAAAGAAAGCCAAAGAGCTCAAAGGGGCTCTTGAGAAGTGGGGATACTACAAGCCCAAGTGA
- a CDS encoding GyrI-like domain-containing protein: MTAKPAISIVDVPPMEVLGTEKTGTYALIPELLMTVLNYMLEQKIPIAGPPVFVCHETSPEAAKGANAKGTARVEIAWPVNGHVQGAGNIRKYTLCGGRMVHIVHKGPYETCEPTYLEAFAWIQKQGLTIQGPIREVYPNDPEEVPPDEILTEIYIPVG, translated from the coding sequence ATGACAGCGAAACCCGCAATTTCGATTGTTGACGTACCGCCCATGGAAGTTCTCGGGACCGAGAAGACCGGGACCTATGCACTCATCCCGGAACTTTTGATGACGGTCCTCAATTACATGCTGGAACAGAAGATCCCGATCGCCGGGCCGCCGGTCTTTGTCTGCCACGAGACATCCCCGGAAGCAGCGAAAGGGGCAAATGCGAAGGGAACCGCCCGGGTCGAGATTGCCTGGCCGGTGAACGGCCATGTTCAGGGCGCCGGGAACATCCGGAAGTACACGCTTTGTGGCGGCCGCATGGTACACATCGTGCACAAGGGCCCGTACGAGACCTGCGAACCCACCTACCTTGAGGCGTTTGCCTGGATCCAAAAACAGGGACTTACCATCCAGGGCCCGATCCGCGAGGTCTACCCCAACGATCCTGAGGAAGTTCCCCCGGACGAGATCCTGACGGAGATCTACATTCCCGTTGGATGA
- a CDS encoding FUSC family protein — protein MASPILIALQYGLGSLISFSVALLFSRDIIHITSGTAMIGALWAMITFISVTQDCRSSTQDTARLQVLGAFLGAVLSGIFLITFPFSIPGMACLIGLVVLLCQVLGMPGPARLAALTVGIVMVISAINPNIPPVVNAMTRFLEVLIGSTVAIGIVCVWQYLPGNSGKTG, from the coding sequence TTGGCATCTCCGATCCTTATTGCCCTCCAGTACGGTCTTGGATCGCTCATCTCCTTCTCCGTCGCTCTTCTCTTCTCCAGAGATATCATCCACATTACAAGCGGTACGGCGATGATCGGAGCCCTGTGGGCGATGATCACGTTCATCAGCGTTACGCAGGACTGTCGTTCCTCAACACAGGATACAGCCCGGCTTCAGGTCCTGGGAGCATTTCTGGGAGCGGTTTTGAGCGGGATATTCCTGATCACATTTCCCTTCAGCATACCCGGCATGGCGTGTCTTATCGGCCTTGTTGTCCTCCTCTGCCAGGTTCTTGGGATGCCGGGCCCTGCCCGGCTTGCGGCCCTCACCGTCGGGATCGTTATGGTGATATCGGCAATCAACCCGAACATCCCACCGGTTGTCAATGCCATGACCCGGTTCCTTGAAGTGCTCATCGGCAGCACGGTTGCGATTGGCATTGTATGCGTCTGGCAGTATCTCCCGGGTAATTCCGGAAAAACCGGATAA
- a CDS encoding metalloregulator ArsR/SmtB family transcription factor translates to MEPCNKCNVCNKLCEIVPVMAGRFKALGDLTRLQIIYLLATDTSGTLGVSELAARLKISQPAVSQHLKTLRGEGLVDSRREGFYVYYTINCDRMVEFREHFELMYSCVMENCSRELVRKSNRDRMIRACVIFYSYTGVTRGIAEGIKNSSGCDLIEVKTKNEYSNFTAYTTGVLRSRKGAADPIVPEEIDVSEYDLLIIGTPVWAWKPAPAINAAVRALKGCEGKMAVTFVTCCNKPGEALPLLTAALNKRGIDVLSEICLTPEDTMNPAAGNELLSRIAAAIPVQPDGGERTTTQKTDVKS, encoded by the coding sequence ATGGAACCCTGCAACAAATGCAATGTCTGCAACAAACTCTGCGAGATCGTCCCGGTGATGGCCGGGAGGTTCAAGGCCCTTGGCGATCTCACCCGGCTCCAGATAATCTACCTGCTCGCAACCGATACGAGCGGTACGCTCGGGGTCAGTGAACTCGCAGCCAGGCTCAAGATCTCCCAGCCGGCGGTGTCGCAGCACTTGAAGACCCTCAGGGGAGAAGGTCTTGTCGATTCACGCCGGGAAGGATTCTATGTCTACTACACGATCAACTGCGATCGCATGGTCGAGTTCCGGGAACACTTCGAGCTGATGTACTCGTGTGTCATGGAGAACTGCAGCAGGGAACTGGTCCGGAAATCAAACCGGGACCGGATGATCCGGGCATGCGTCATCTTCTACTCCTACACCGGGGTGACCCGGGGGATCGCAGAAGGAATAAAAAATTCCAGCGGGTGCGATCTCATCGAAGTAAAAACAAAGAACGAGTACTCGAACTTCACCGCGTACACGACCGGCGTGCTCCGGTCCCGTAAGGGAGCCGCTGACCCGATCGTGCCCGAAGAGATCGATGTCTCAGAATATGATCTGCTCATCATCGGCACACCGGTCTGGGCCTGGAAGCCGGCGCCCGCGATCAATGCAGCGGTCAGGGCGCTGAAAGGGTGCGAAGGGAAGATGGCAGTCACCTTTGTCACCTGCTGCAACAAGCCGGGCGAGGCCCTCCCGCTCCTGACCGCTGCCCTGAACAAACGAGGCATCGATGTCTTATCAGAGATCTGCCTGACACCGGAAGACACAATGAACCCGGCCGCGGGCAATGAACTGCTTTCCCGGATCGCTGCTGCAATCCCGGTCCAGCCCGATGGCGGAGAACGAACAACAACCCAGAAAACTGACGTGAAATCATGA
- a CDS encoding NAD(P)H-dependent oxidoreductase, with translation MKTCIIYHSHSGVTRGVAERVKETFGGELIEVKLKEGHTTPIAYFLGLFRAIRHTSDPIEPSAIDVSAADVVVIGTPVWARKATPAITSAVAALRGCQGKKAVLFATCGSAAGEALPDLAHALEEKGMTITGQVVFTRQDLEKDDRMNALAECVMQAGRAL, from the coding sequence ATGAAGACCTGCATCATCTACCATTCCCATTCCGGGGTCACGCGTGGCGTGGCCGAACGCGTGAAAGAGACCTTCGGGGGGGAACTCATCGAAGTAAAACTCAAAGAAGGCCATACAACACCCATTGCATATTTCCTGGGCCTGTTCCGGGCAATCCGGCACACGTCCGATCCAATCGAGCCATCCGCGATCGATGTCTCCGCTGCCGATGTCGTGGTGATCGGCACACCGGTCTGGGCGCGGAAAGCAACACCGGCGATCACATCGGCAGTTGCGGCCCTCCGGGGATGCCAGGGGAAAAAAGCGGTCCTCTTTGCAACCTGCGGGAGCGCAGCCGGGGAGGCGCTGCCCGATCTCGCGCACGCACTGGAAGAGAAGGGCATGACCATTACCGGGCAGGTTGTCTTCACCCGGCAGGATCTTGAGAAGGACGACCGGATGAACGCACTTGCGGAGTGCGTGATGCAGGCAGGAAGGGCTCTATGA
- a CDS encoding EFR1 family ferrodoxin (N-terminal region resembles flavodoxins. C-terminal ferrodoxin region binds two 4Fe-4S clusters.) has product MKTIIYYFTGTGNSLDAAKKIAAGLGNCELVPIASFRETPGDIVVAADRVGIVCPVYFSGLPLMVASFAGRLDRAAATYVFAAVTHGGGGASAAIVQLDRILRARQGRGLDAGFGIAMPGNYILMYDSPAGKKQEEILTKADEEIAGITGPVLRCEKRDLPSAIVPRVLYALIYPWFRSHAHSDDKKFSVTDKCTSCGTCVAVCPADNIGLVEGKPVWKHRCELCCGCIHACPVQAIQAGPGTEKRLRYRNPSVTLTELKGKPEEKL; this is encoded by the coding sequence ATGAAGACCATCATCTACTATTTCACCGGCACCGGCAACTCGCTTGATGCTGCAAAGAAGATCGCAGCGGGGCTCGGCAACTGCGAGCTGGTGCCGATTGCATCGTTCAGGGAGACACCGGGAGATATCGTTGTGGCAGCAGACCGCGTAGGGATCGTATGCCCGGTCTATTTTTCCGGACTGCCGCTCATGGTGGCATCATTTGCGGGACGTCTGGATCGTGCAGCAGCAACGTATGTTTTTGCTGCCGTCACCCATGGCGGGGGAGGCGCGTCTGCCGCCATCGTACAGCTTGACCGTATACTCCGGGCGCGGCAGGGACGGGGACTTGATGCGGGATTTGGCATTGCCATGCCCGGCAATTATATCCTGATGTACGATTCGCCCGCAGGAAAAAAACAGGAGGAGATCCTCACAAAGGCAGACGAAGAGATCGCGGGAATAACAGGACCGGTATTGCGGTGTGAGAAGCGGGATCTGCCCTCCGCGATCGTCCCCCGCGTGCTGTATGCCCTGATATACCCCTGGTTCAGATCCCACGCCCATAGCGATGACAAAAAATTCTCCGTCACGGACAAATGCACGTCCTGCGGAACCTGCGTTGCAGTCTGCCCGGCGGACAATATCGGCCTTGTTGAGGGAAAGCCGGTCTGGAAACACCGCTGCGAGCTCTGCTGCGGGTGCATCCATGCCTGCCCGGTCCAGGCCATCCAGGCAGGGCCCGGAACAGAAAAACGGCTCCGGTACCGGAACCCGTCGGTAACCCTCACGGAACTGAAAGGAAAACCGGAGGAGAAATTATGA
- a CDS encoding EFR1 family ferrodoxin (N-terminal region resembles flavodoxins. C-terminal ferrodoxin region binds two 4Fe-4S clusters.), giving the protein MKTIIYYFTGTGNSLAAAKKIAAVLGDCELVPIVSLKDATGDIVPAADRVGIVAPVYDMGLPSIVAEFAARLELTKSGYSFCVLTMGGFGASALHQMNGIVKKKNGMPLDAAWAIPMVGNFIPLYSPAGGKKREALLSEADIRLQKIAGQIDSGIAVRPGCSPFSSLLKSLMYNGFIRQIHESDKQFIADENCTRCGTCSRVCPVQNIAMVDEKPSWQHHCELCMACLNLCPAKAIQWGPKTKGRERYRHPDLKIADMKIQRGDEP; this is encoded by the coding sequence ATGAAGACCATCATCTACTACTTCACCGGCACCGGCAACTCGCTCGCTGCTGCAAAGAAGATCGCCGCAGTTCTCGGCGACTGCGAACTCGTACCGATCGTATCGTTAAAAGATGCCACGGGGGACATTGTCCCGGCCGCAGACCGGGTCGGCATCGTCGCACCGGTCTATGACATGGGGCTGCCGTCCATTGTTGCGGAATTTGCCGCACGGCTCGAGCTCACAAAATCCGGCTACAGTTTCTGTGTCCTGACCATGGGAGGATTCGGGGCCTCCGCCCTTCACCAGATGAACGGGATCGTGAAGAAGAAGAACGGGATGCCGCTCGATGCCGCCTGGGCGATCCCGATGGTGGGAAACTTTATTCCGCTCTATTCCCCGGCCGGGGGAAAAAAGAGAGAGGCCCTCCTTTCAGAAGCGGATATACGGCTGCAGAAGATAGCCGGCCAGATCGATTCGGGGATCGCTGTCCGCCCGGGATGCTCGCCGTTCTCATCCCTGTTGAAAAGCCTGATGTATAACGGGTTCATCCGGCAGATCCATGAATCGGACAAACAGTTCATCGCCGATGAGAACTGCACCCGCTGCGGCACCTGCTCTCGGGTCTGCCCGGTACAAAATATTGCGATGGTGGACGAGAAACCGTCCTGGCAGCACCACTGCGAACTCTGCATGGCCTGCCTGAACCTCTGCCCCGCAAAGGCGATCCAGTGGGGACCAAAAACCAAAGGACGGGAACGGTACCGGCACCCGGACCTGAAGATCGCCGACATGAAGATCCAGCGGGGAGATGAGCCATAG
- a CDS encoding flavodoxin family protein, whose protein sequence is MNSPERSMTGHSGIENGDAPPVKSLVVVFSYHHKNTEKIANAIAGVLDAPVKTPGQVTPEDLQECDMIGFGSGIYAAKNHGSLIDLAAGLPKETGRKTFIFSTYGAPAGLYNGERLSEFTRNNHKALREKLEERGCTILDEFSCPGLNTNSFLSLFGGLNKDRPDDSDLRHAREFAGNIKRLAIIGKPGTEEKLP, encoded by the coding sequence ATGAACAGTCCGGAACGTTCGATGACAGGACATAGCGGGATCGAGAACGGGGACGCACCGCCCGTAAAATCCCTTGTTGTTGTTTTTTCCTATCATCACAAAAATACCGAGAAGATCGCAAACGCCATAGCTGGCGTACTCGATGCCCCGGTAAAAACACCCGGCCAGGTTACCCCTGAAGATCTGCAGGAATGCGATATGATCGGCTTTGGTTCCGGGATTTATGCTGCAAAAAACCACGGGTCGCTCATCGATCTTGCGGCGGGATTGCCAAAAGAAACGGGCAGGAAAACGTTCATCTTCTCCACCTACGGGGCGCCGGCCGGCTTGTACAATGGAGAACGGCTCAGCGAATTTACGAGGAACAACCATAAAGCGCTCAGGGAAAAACTAGAGGAGCGGGGCTGCACGATTCTGGATGAATTCAGTTGCCCGGGTCTCAACACCAACAGCTTTCTCTCCCTGTTCGGGGGCCTGAACAAAGACAGGCCGGATGATTCTGACCTCCGGCATGCCAGGGAGTTTGCAGGGAACATAAAACGCCTCGCAATTATCGGAAAACCTGGAACAGAGGAGAAATTACCATGA
- a CDS encoding radical SAM/SPASM domain-containing protein: MEDAGGEYRDAFDRTIAETLSQAIRIIAAEPALFLQGSVILHHQRRASGIRKRYEQEGLLVPPVMIVSITSRCNLSCAGCYMHGRHEIQTPEMSPGVLASVARQADELGVSVLVIAGGEPLVRGDEIFSLAKAHPNILFPVFSNGLMIDETVAGRIAQHKNIVPVLSFEGFREETDLRRGSGVFDRLLAACSLLKKQGIFFGCSVTTTQENFDRVTGEAFVRQMLDSGARVFAFVEYVPMASGTENLVLTPEQKKVLQIVLADLNRKFPAIFIGFPGDEDEYGGCLAAGRGFVHVSPSGDLEPCPAAPYSDANLAQVSLKRALASRLLFRIRNGHGLLTESRGGCALRANRTWVQQILSDP; the protein is encoded by the coding sequence ATGGAAGATGCCGGCGGAGAGTACCGGGACGCGTTCGATCGGACGATCGCAGAAACCCTCTCCCAGGCCATCCGGATCATAGCTGCGGAGCCGGCGCTCTTCCTTCAGGGCTCGGTCATCCTGCATCACCAGCGCAGGGCATCCGGAATCCGGAAACGATACGAACAGGAGGGGCTCCTTGTCCCGCCGGTGATGATCGTCAGCATCACCTCGCGCTGCAACCTCTCCTGCGCCGGATGCTATATGCACGGGCGTCACGAGATACAGACGCCGGAGATGAGCCCGGGAGTCCTGGCATCCGTGGCACGGCAGGCCGATGAACTCGGCGTCTCGGTCCTGGTCATCGCGGGTGGGGAGCCGCTTGTCCGGGGGGACGAGATCTTCAGTCTTGCAAAAGCGCACCCGAACATCCTCTTCCCGGTCTTCTCAAACGGCCTGATGATCGATGAGACCGTTGCCGGCCGGATCGCACAGCACAAAAATATCGTGCCGGTCCTCAGCTTCGAGGGATTCCGCGAAGAGACCGACCTGAGGCGCGGCAGCGGGGTCTTCGACCGGCTGCTTGCAGCCTGCAGTCTCTTGAAAAAACAGGGCATCTTCTTCGGCTGCTCGGTTACGACAACGCAGGAGAATTTTGATCGCGTCACGGGCGAGGCATTTGTCCGGCAGATGCTGGATAGCGGCGCCCGGGTCTTCGCGTTTGTCGAGTACGTGCCCATGGCCTCCGGCACGGAAAATCTTGTCCTGACACCGGAACAGAAGAAAGTCCTGCAGATTGTTCTTGCGGATCTCAACCGGAAGTTCCCGGCCATCTTCATCGGCTTTCCCGGTGACGAGGACGAGTACGGCGGATGTCTTGCGGCAGGCCGGGGCTTTGTGCATGTGAGCCCCTCTGGCGATCTCGAACCCTGTCCCGCTGCCCCGTACTCGGATGCTAACCTTGCGCAGGTATCGTTAAAACGTGCGCTCGCATCCCGGCTGCTCTTTCGGATCCGCAACGGGCATGGGCTCCTCACCGAAAGTCGCGGTGGCTGTGCCCTCCGGGCAAACCGGACCTGGGTGCAGCAGATCCTTTCGGATCCATAA